A portion of the Cryptomeria japonica chromosome 5, Sugi_1.0, whole genome shotgun sequence genome contains these proteins:
- the LOC131040714 gene encoding receptor-like protein 46, which translates to MRIGVTPLADFLVSGRFTSLLVDFQNVSSLVSLDLFSCGLKGSISSDFLHRSSMSNIQLSFNSYLGGVITHSFANFSMLQTLALSWNNFTGDLPPFGSASGIVFPFWRIDLSHNNLKGGIPSSFGRLSSLQHLDLSYNQLHGLIPLFWDQLSALSELHLENNQLFGTFPHTISKLILLQKLFLSSNNLNGSISDSLLENLANLKGLDFSGNQFVVDISLSWIPQLAQLEYLGLRSCNLQGEIPGFLSTQYSLQNVDLSENHIVGNIPTWLWDLLDLQVLNLSHNRLEGSLPPVISMSNPSIDLHNNSLHGSIPDFTPLYLDMSENRFNGSIPRSICSGYSMIIFLDLSKNGLTLYPKIISAFKLMDLSHNKLSGNLPLEIGDLKGLIALNISNNSLRGSIPESLGGMG; encoded by the exons ATGAGGATTGGGGTAACGCCCTTAGCGGACTTTCTGGTCTCAGGGAGATTCACCTCTCTACTTGTGGACTTTCAG AATGTCTCGTCCTTGGTTTCTCTTGATCTCTTTTCTTGTGGTCTCAAGGGTTCCATCTCTTCAGATTTCTTGCACCGTTCAAGCATGAGCAATATTCAGTTGTCATTTAACAGCTATCTTGGAGGAGTAATTACTCACTCCTTTGCAAATTTTTCAATGCTTCAGACATTGGCTCTCTCATGGAATAATTTCACAGGGGATTTACCCCCTTTTGGATCAGCATCTGGAATTGTCTTTCCTTTTTGGAGAATTGATCTTTCACATAACAATTTGAAGGGCGGTATACCGTCATCCTTTGGTAGGCTTTCTTCCCTTCAACATCTAGACCTCAGTTACAACCAACTACATGGTCTTATCCCTCTATTTTGGGATCAGTTGTCTGCACTATCTGAACTACATCTAGAGAATAATCAGTTGTTCGGAACAtttccacacaccatttcaaagCTTATCCTACTACAAAAGTTGTTTCTCAGCTCCAACAATTTAAACGGCAGCATTTCTGATTCCTTGTTGGAAAATCTGGCTAACCTCAAAGgattggacttttctggaaaccaATTTGTAGTTGATATCTCTTTGAGTTGGATTCCGCAGCTTGCCCAACTGGAGTACCTGGGGTTAAGGTCTTGTAATCTTCAAGGGGAGATTCCTGGTTTCTTGTCTACTCAATACTCATTACAAAATGTGGACCTGTCAGAAAACCACATTGTGGGAAATATTCCTACTTGGTTGTGGGatcttcttgatcttcaagtgctcaATCTTTCACATAATCGACTGGAAGGTTCTTTGCCCCCTGTTATTTCCATGTCCAATCCAAGTATAGACCTGCATAACAATAGCTTACATGGCTCTATTCCAGATTTTACTCCATTATATTTAGACATGTCAGAAAACAGGTTCAACGGTTCTATTCCACGTTCTATATGCTCAGGATATTCAATGATTATATTTCTAGATCTGTCAAAGAATGGGCTAACTCTATACCCTAAGATTATCAGTGCCTTCAAACTCATGGATCTTTCCCACAACAAGCTATCAGGAAATCTTCCTCTGGAAATAGGAGACCTTAAGGGTTTAATTGCTCTGAACATTTCAAACAACAGTCTGAGAGGCAGCATTCCTGAATCCTTGGGAGGAATGGGTTAA